One Solanum lycopersicum chromosome 4, SLM_r2.1 DNA window includes the following coding sequences:
- the LOC101249066 gene encoding kinesin-like protein KIN-14L, producing the protein METQTRGRGHEYNLAWRKAEEAALRRYQATHWLECFVGPLGISSQPSEREFVSCLRSGLVLCNLINKVQTGSVPKVVENHTPSQSIMWDSQPLPAYQYFENIRNFLVAVDDLKLPAFEASVFERDNIEAGSSTKVVDCILELKAYHEWKQMTGGVGFYKPLRSPLLTPSRGRIQAQTHVTINSDSRRRLEMSASFPKQSPSEDEIQKLEGIIVNALAERMVDMKENIGNNFFASFQNGNTNQVEMFSRIFSSCFKEQLQNKSLKLNSDPLKEKSCSEDNSTCIPLQDLSNLRSRKCCRACIKKGNCNHWTVVTIQEKELSNLKALLSSTKKEFENLQSQLQSDLKQLGDQVLDMSNAALGYHKVMKENRSLHNMVQDLKGNIRVYCRIRPTFNAEAKTAIDFIGEDGSLVVIDPLKSWKEGRKIFQFNRVFGTSATQEDVFRDTKPLVRSVMDGYNVCIFAYGQTGSGKTYTMSGPGGGSTKEFGINQLALNDLFVLSDERKDIMSYKIHVQMVEIYNEQIHDLLADDSLLTKLEIRSCMSGNGLPLPDASMHLVNCATDVIALMKLGDLNRAVGCTAMNNRSSRSHSVLTVHVHGEDTSGNIIRSCLHLVDLAGSERVDKSEVTGDSLKEAQHINKSLSCLGDVITALAQKNSHIPYRNSKLTLLLQNSLGGHAKTLMFAHVSPEGDSFGETISTLKFAQRVSSVELGAARLNKESIEVLELKAEIETLKRALANKEALTPQINKTKEAARTPFQKPKAIGERSTPRARRLSIENCTTTVRTEKANLDDEKGSKTPAVKTRSRRLSLEGPRLASKNFEHIKLLEPTSKRNQQEVVCLQQCTEFQEGDDVTKLYDQAGKDSFLNAPLSPPFAFRSQKAPQSPASGLQAPRSPTFGFEIQQAPRGLTSGFKSQQPPRSPTSTYKSHQAPRSPTSGFKSLQAPRSPTPTCKSQQPPRSPTSGFKSQQAPPNPTSGSKSQQAPRSPTPTYKSQQHPRSPTSGFKSQQTPLSPTSGFKSQQAPRSPTPTYKSQQPPRSPTSGFKSQQASLSPTSAFKSCNAPKGPTSAATKSQGVKTTDNRTRILSLQLPKTPEPLMTSIKENEAGMQSERTISSEVETPTLISRTHGKGSQIRRSLRTIGKLINGSERKNQQKKTEAAPLSPLNCLNEETSSMTSNSRTLRRQSLTGIPPPIMSRRSSLGGGSLPDYCANESKNLKTPGASAKLTKRWL; encoded by the exons ATGGAGACTCAAACAAGAGGAAGGGGACATGAATACAATTTGGCTTGGAGGAAAGCTGAAGAAGCAG CTTTGAGGCGATATCAAGCAACCCACTGGTTGGAATGTTTCGTCGGACCATTAGGTATATCAAGCCAGCCCTCCGAGAGAGAGTTTGTTTCTTGCTTGAGAAGTGGCTTGGTACTTTGCAATTTAATTAACAAAGTTCAAACAGGATCAGTTCCAAAG gTTGTAGAAAACCACACACCTTCACAGTCAATCATGTGGGATTCTCAGCCATTGCCAGCGTATCAATATTTTGAGAACATTCGGAACTTTTTGGTCGCTGTGGACGATTTAAAGCTACCAGCATTTGAGGCGTCTGTTTTTGAAAGG GATAACATAGAAGCAGGTTCATCAACTAAGGTTGTGGATTGCATTTTGGAACTTAAAGCATACCATGAGTGGAAGCAAATGACTGGAGGAGTCGGATTTTATAAGCCTCTACGGTCTCCTCTCTTGACTCCCTCAAGGGGAAGGATTCAAGCTCAAACACATGTAACAATCAATTCTGATAGTCGCAGGCGATTGGAAATGTCTGCTAGTTTTCCAAAACAATCACCATCAGAGGATGAAATTCAAAAACTTGAAG GCATAATTGTCAACGCTCTAGCTGAAAGAATGGTTGACATGAAGGAAAACATTGGCAATAACTTTTTCGCTTCTTTTCAGAATGGGAATACG AACCAAGTTGAAATGTTCAGTAGGATCTTCTCTAGCTGCTTCAAGGAACAACTTCAAAACAAGTCCCTTAAG TTGAACTCAGATCCTTTAAAAGAGAAAAGTTGCTCAGAAGACAACTCCACATGCATACCCCTCCAAGATTTATCTAATCTTAGAAGCCGAAAG TGTTGCAGAGCTTGCATAAAGAAGGGCAATTGCAACCACTGGACTGTAGTTACAATTCAAGAAAAGGAACTTTCG AATCTTAAGGCGTTATTATCAAGTACAAAGAAAGAGTTTGAAAATCTGCAGTCTCAGCTGCAAAGTGATCTGAAGCAACTTG GAGACCAAGTACTGGATATGTCTAATGCTGCTCTTGGATATCATAAGGTTATGAAAGAAAACAGATCCTTGCATAACATGGTTCAGGATCTAAAAG ggAATATTAGAGTTTACTGCAGAATAAGGCCCACCTTCAATGCAGAAGCAAAAACAGCCATAGATTTCATTGGAGAAGATGGTTCTTTGGTTGTAATTGATCCACTAAAATCCTGGAAAGAAGGGAGGAAAATTTTCCAGTTCAACCGTGTTTTCGGTACAAGTGCCACTCAGG AAGATGTATTTCGAGACACTAAACCGCTTGTAAGATCAGTGATGGATGGTTACAATGTATGCATTTTTGCTTATGGTCAAACTGGATCAGGGAAAACATATACCATG TCTGGCCCTGGAGGTGGATCAACAAAAGAGTTCGGAATCAATCAATTGGCTCTGAATGATCTATTCGTACTATCTGATGAAAGGAAGGACATCATGAGCTATAAGATCCATGTTCAAATGGTCGAGATATACAATGAACAAATTCATGATCTTCTGGCAGACGATTCGTTGCTTACTAA ATTAGAGATTAGAAGCTGCATGAGTGGCAATGGTCTACCTCTGCCTGATGCTAGCATGCATCTTGTGAATTGCGCTACAGATGTTATAGCACTGATGAAACTTGGTGACTTGAACCGTGCTGTTGGCTGTACTGCCATGAACAACCGTAGTAGCCGTTCACACAG TGTGCTGACTGTACATGTGCATGGTGAAGATACATCTGGAAACATAATCCGCAGTTGCCTACATTTGGTGGATCTTGCTGGTAGTGAACGAGTTGACAAGTCGGAAGTTACTGGAGACAGCCTCAAAGAGGCTCAACATATTAATAAATCTCTCTCTTGCTTGGGTGATGTGATCACAGCATTGGCGCAGAAGAATTCCCACATCCCATATAGAAACAGCAAACTCACATTACTCTTGCAGAACTCTTTAG GTGGACATGCGAAAACTTTAATGTTTGCTCATGTCAGTCCTGAAGGGGATTCCTTTGGAGAAACAATTAGTACTCTGAAATTTGCACAGAGGGTTTCGAGTGTGGAACTTGGTGCAGCTCGTTTAAACAAAGAGAGCATCGAAGTTTTAGAGCTCAAGGCAGAG ATTGAGACCCTAAAAAGGGCATTAGCTAACAAGGAAGCACTAACTCCTCAAATTAACAAAACAAAGGAAGCAGCAAGGACACCTTTCCAGAAGCCAAAAGCAATAGGTGAGAGATCCACTCCACGAGCTCGAAGATTAAGCATTGAGAATTGCACCACCACCGTGAGGACAGAAAAGGCAAACCTTGATGATGAGAAGGGATCCAAAACTCCAGCTGTGAAAACTCGTTCGAGAAGATTAAGTTTAGAAGGGCCAAGATTAGCCAGCAAGAATTTTgaacatattaaattattagaaCCCACTAGTAAGCGCAACCAGCAAGAAGTTGTGTGCTTACAGCAATGTACTGAGTTTCAGGAAGGAGATGATGTCACAAAGTTGTATGATCAAGCCGGTAAAGATAGTTTCCTGAACGCTCCTCTGAGTCCACCTTTTGCTTTTAGAAGTCAGAAAGCTCCTCAAAGTCCAGCCTCTGGTCTCCAGGCCCCTCGGAGTCCAACTTTTGGTTTTGAAATCCAGCAAGCTCCACGGGGTCTAACTTCTGGTTTCAAAAGTCAGCAGCCACCTCGAAGTCCAACTTCTACCTATAAAAGTCACCAGGCTCCTCGGAGTCCAACTTCTGGTTTCAAAAGCCTGCAGGCTCCTCGGAGTCCAACTCCTACCTGTAAAAGTCAGCAGCCTCCTCGAAGTCCAACTTCCGGTTTCAAAAGCCAACAGGCACCTCCGAATCCAACTTCTGGTTCCAAAAGCCAGCAGGCTCCTCGGAGTCCAACTCCTACCTACAAAAGTCAGCAGCATCCTCGCAGTCCAACTTCTGGTTTCAAAAGCCAGCAGACACCTCTGAGTCCAACTTCTGGTTTCAAAAGCCAGCAGGCTCCTCGGAGTCCAACTCCTACATACAAAAGTCAGCAGCCTCCTCGCAGTCCAACTTCTGGTTTCAAAAGCCAGCAGGCATCTCTGAGTCCAACTTCTGCTTTTAAGAGCTGCAATGCACCTAAGGGTCCGACAAGTGCTGCCACTAAGAGCCAGGGTGTGAAAACAACAGATAACAGAACAAGGATTCTTTCTCTTCAACTACCCAAAACACCTGAGCCACTGATGACCTCTATAAAAGAGAACGAGGCAGGAATGCAAAGTGAGCGTACAATTTCATCTGAAGTCGAGACGCCTACTTTGATTAGCCGTACTCATGGAAAAGGATCTCAAATACGAAGATCACTTCGGACTATTGGGAAGCTGATTAATGGATCTGAAAGAAA GAACCAACAGAAAAAGACTGAAGCAGCCCCACTATCGCCTTTGAATTGCCTAAATGAGGAAACGTCATCAATGACATCTAATTCAAGGACACTTCGAAGACAATCCCTAACTGGCATTCCGCCACCAATCATGTCGAGGAGATCTTCACTTGGAGGAGGGAGCTTGCCTGATTATT GTGcaaatgaaagtaaaaatttgaaaactccTGGAGCTTCAGCTAAGTTAACAAAGAGGTGGCTATGA